The proteins below come from a single Garra rufa chromosome 25, GarRuf1.0, whole genome shotgun sequence genomic window:
- the LOC141301505 gene encoding uncharacterized protein, translating to MALVKEESEDMKIAEVFSLKQEDADLIEESQELKDMEEKEQNEKDHLKIREKKIKSNRIFTCHHCGKSFSRKRYLKVHINVHTGEKPYTCQQCGKSFAQKGTLVVHSRTLENTGEKPYTCSQCGQSFTHTSNPNCHMRTHTGERRFFCKQCGKSFTQKGNLDVHIRSHTGEKPYTCSQCGQSFTQKNNLNCHMRIHSGENLFTCQQCGKNFIQKRNLKVHMRIHTGETHFICNQCGKGFTQKGNLEVHMRIHTGEKPYICSQCGQGFAHKSNLKCHMRTHSGDS from the exons ATGGCGTtggttaaagaggagagtgaagacatgaagattgcaGAAGTGTTCAGTCTGAAACAAGAAGAtgcag aCCTGATTGAGGAGAGTCAAGAGCTGAAGGATATGGAAGAGAAAGAGCAGAATGAGAAAGATCATTTAAAAATTAGAGAAAAGAAGATAAAATCTAACAGGATTTTTACCtgccatcactgtggaaagagttttagtcgAAAACGATATCTTAAGGTCCACATaaatgttcacactggagagaagccctacacctgccaacagtgtggaaagagtttcgctcaaaAAGGAACCCTTGTAGTCCATTCGAGAACTCTGGAgaacactggagaaaagccttataCTTGCTCTCAATGTGGACAGAGTTTTACACATACAAGCAACCCTAACtgccacatgagaactcacactggagagagacgaTTTTTCtgtaaacagtgtggaaaaagtttcactcaaaaaggaaaccttgatgTCCACATAAGGAGTCACacaggagaaaagccttacacttGCTCTCAATGTGGacagagttttacacagaaaaacaaCCTTAATtgccacatgaggattcacagtGGGGAGAACttgttcacctgccaacagtgtggaaagaatttCATTCAAAAacgaaaccttaaagtccacatgaggattcacaccggaGAAACACATTTTATCTGTAATCAGTGTGGAAAAGGTTTtactcaaaaaggaaaccttgaagtccacatgagaattcacactggagaaaagccttataTTTGCTCACAGTGTGGGCAAGGTTTTGCACATAAAAGCAACCTTAAATGCCATATGAGAACTCACAGTGGAGACAGCTAG